From the genome of Phaeodactylum tricornutum CCAP 1055/1 chromosome 13, whole genome shotgun sequence, one region includes:
- a CDS encoding predicted protein translates to MTKLTNAQKFGHGDCSGAVDRPAHPTKAGINDIKRNQGPVVDRSPKDVQFQEQRDTMRPKHGQKLPQQQAAHTAESEKDKQRSIDMHLRGERDNDDLPVPPAEVRGGMRYSE, encoded by the exons ATGACCAAGTTGACAAATGCTCAGAAATTTGGTCATGGTGACTGCAGCGGCGCTGTGGATCGCCCCGCTCACCCCACCAAGGCAGGAATCAACGACATTAAACGCAACCAAGGGCCCGTAGTGGACCGTTCGCCCAAGGATGTACAATTTCAGGAGCAGCGTGATACAATGAGACCCAAGCATGGCCAGAAGCTGCCGCAACAGCAGGCGGCACATACTGCGGAAAGCGAAAAAG ACAAACAAAGGAGTATTGATATGCATTTGCGGGGTGAACGCGACAACGATGATTTACCTGTTCCTCCAGCTGAAGTCCGCGGCGGAATGCGCTACTCGGAGTGA
- a CDS encoding predicted protein: protein TSAQIQRLVLESPVPVLLDVYADWCGPCKVLGPALEEMAIKSGGAFRLVKVNSDNERPVSTSLEVKALPSVFGLKDGK, encoded by the exons ACGTCGGCTCAGATACAACGGCTTGTGCTCGAATCGCCCGTCCCCGTACTACTCGATGTGTACGCTGATTG GTGTGGACCGTGCAAAGTTCTCGGTCCAgcgttggaagaaatggcgaTCAAGTCCGGTGGAGCTTTTCGACTTGTCAAGGTCAACTCAGACAATGAACGACCAGTATCTACTTCATTGGAAGTTAAGGCTTTGCCGTCTGTGTTTGGCCTCAAAGATGGAAAA
- a CDS encoding predicted protein — protein sequence RVLLMGPRRGGKTSIQAIVFQKMSPHETLFRLEATQQTERALVDHTSLCRFTILDFPGDDYGGETMVFDGPTTLLFVVDAQDEPYDHVLQSFSNVVTRALSVNPQISIEVFIHKVDGELFLSDESKYDCRRDVMSQVSEELADAGVGMDAVQIRYHLTSIYDHSVYEAFSRVVQRLIPQLPTLENLLNVLVSTCSMEKAYLFDVVSKLYISTDSGPVDTQSVELCSDMIDVVLDVNSAYDRESASVIRLSNGMVLYLKEVDTMLALVCITRSENFRKKSLINYNIGCLKKALLALAEP from the exons CGTGTTTTACTTATGGGTCCCAGACGAGGTGGGAAAACCAGTATCCAGGCAA TTGTTTTTCAAAAGATGTCTCCACACGAAACGCTATTTCGCTTGGAAGCGACACAACAGACCGAGCGTGCTTTGGTGGATCATACATCGCTTTGTCGCTTCACTATTCTCGACTTCCCGGGAGACGACTACGGAGGCGAAACGATGGTCTTTGATGGGCCTACTACACTCCTGTTTGTCGTTGACGCTCAAGATGAACCCTACGACCACGTTCTGCAGTCGTTTTCCAATGTGGTTACCCGTGCACTTAGTGTCAATCCACAAATCTCCATCGAAGTCTTTATTCACAAAGTCGATGGTGAGCTGTTTTTGAGCGATGAATCCAAGTACGATTGTCGAAGGGATGTTATGTCGCAGGTTTCGGAAGAGCTCGCTGATGCGGGGGTCGGCATGGACGCCGTGCAGATTCGCTACCACTTAACATCCATTTACGATCATTCTGTTTACGAAGCTTTCAGCAGGGTCGTCCAAAGACTGATTCCACAATTGCCTACCCTTGAGAATCTATTAAACGTGTTGGTTTCCACCTGCTCAATGGAAAAAGCCTATCTATTTGACGTCGTGAGTAAGCTCTATATTTCAACAGATTCTGGGCCCGTCGATACGCAATCTGTCGAGCTCTGTTCAGACATGATAGACGTTGTGCTGGACGTCA ATTCCGCATATGACAGGGAGTCGGCGAGTGTCATTCGTCTCAGCAACGGAATG GTACTCTACTTGAAAGAAGTTGACACCATGCTTGCTCTAGTTTGTATCACGCGGTCTGAAAACTTTCGGAAAAAGTCTCTCATCAATTACAACATTGGTTGTTTGAAGAAAGCTCTGTTGGCGCTTGCCGAGCCT
- a CDS encoding predicted protein: MRLTFLICLLATERGCGFSLRAAFRTSRDSLPSLTSAVSPRGTGMGMGANTKGGTKKKNGKVKQPSNPPYDVSASLLRLDKKYEELQLAAAKTLQKEFDSDDDLVTTEYIITARASPIVADWVPVAQLCLARTQADAHASEGAADPTLQAAVSLYCRELSHVAGMGSRLFQSVARNELQYAVESMDSFHKHVYEVVLEGKNENTKNENVMTKTEARSVLQLEVDVVDKSEIKRVYRKMSMAWHPDRFVGKDLTDEEMKEASVMYSKIKLAYETLESGIREIGKSWYESLGGRARTDFHGPVRLSPISEAKALLEASKVSSAVVGLDPEMVQGFVARSQAGV; this comes from the coding sequence ATGCGGCTGACTTTTCTCATTTGTCTTTTGGCTACCGAGAGAGGATGCGGATTTTCCCTCCGCGCTGCCTTTCGGACTTCACGAGATTCCTTGCCGAGTCTCACGTCGGCGGTTTCTCCTCGAGGCACAGGAATGGGCATGGGCGCGAACACTAAGGGCGGCACTAAGAAAAAGAATGGAAAAGTAAAACAGCCGTCTAATCCTCCTTACGATGTGAGTGCTTCCTTGCTTCGTCTGGACAAGAAATACGAAGAACTGCAGCTCGCGGCTGCGAAGACACTCCAGAAAGAGTTTGATTCAGACGACGACCTCGTCACCACGGAGTACATTATCACAGCCCGTGCTTCTCCAATCGTTGCTGATTGGGTTCCCGTCGCCCAACTTTGTTTGGCCCGTACACAGGCGGACGCACACGCGTCCGAAGGTGCGGCCGACCCGACCCTCCAAGCGGCAGTCAGCCTGTATTGTCGGGAACTTTCTCACGTGGCCGGGATGGGATCACGGTTATTCCAGTCCGTCGCACGCAATGAGTTGCAATATGCTGTTGAATCCATGGATTCGTTTCATAAGCACGTTTACGAAGTCGTTTTGGAAGggaaaaacgaaaacacGAAGAACGAAAACGTCATGACTAAAACTGAAGCTAGGAGTGTTTTGCAATTAGAAGTTGATGTCGTCGACAAGAGCGAAATCAAGCGGGTCTACCGCAAAATGTCAATGGCATGGCACCCGGATCGCTTCGTGGGTAAGGATCTGACTGACGAGGAGATGAAAGAGGCGTCGGTTATGTACTCCAAAATTAAGTTGGCGTATGAGACCCTCGAGTCAGGGATTCGCGAAATCGGCAAATCGTGGTACGAATCTCTCGGGGGCCGAGCAAGGACGGATTTTCATGGACCAGTGCGTCTGTCACCGATTAGTGAGGCCAAGGCATTGCTGGAGGCATCTAAAGTTTCAAGCGCTGTGGTCGGGCTGGATCCGGAAATGGTCCAAGGTTTTGTAGCTCGTAGTCAAGCAGGTGTATAG
- a CDS encoding predicted protein: MHALSLLSSVLAVGSSLLAVSPVESFSPRLAFGQRHRPGTASLVQQRRVPPSATSHNSRQYREHVILAMTSSSSASTGSFELPEDGPPESSGSDNSNGRGISSSELRQVSEARQRRLQEEEERLSRFVFGDDLHKLRQQVLSLRQSLQESRLIGAHERTRELEQAILFAQNLDAEFVYIVALEKAARAAKDGDIASAEQYRKEARYARNALPQFNLDGLWVGKYGSHGFEMVNVTYVGDTLVAYKVTGDQNVPKGEVSFTVDLSLDAAASKGPTVAGGLEPIQLGKKAAAQWGSQYLQRFAGQGQVASKGYRNAQWLEGQLILVSQYFSFAWLPISHQVFFGRPSAELTLKLLRQDRQSGRSPLADDNDAATRQYLERCLEETILLEDEMEINNEGFFASHNQEDYYTQSGCFE; the protein is encoded by the coding sequence ATGCACGCACTTTCACTGCTATCCTCCGTTCTCGCTGTGGGTAGCTCTCTTCTCGCTGTATCTCCCGTCGAATCCTTCTCGCCTCGTTTGGCGTTCGGACAAAGGCACCGCCCAGGTACTGCCTCTCTGGTACAGCAACGAAGAGTCCCCCCTTCCGCTACTTCTCACAACTCCCGCCAGTACAGGGAGCATGTGATTCTTGCAATGACCAGTTCCAGCAGTGCCTCGACGGGCTCTTTCGAACTTCCGGAAGACGGACCGCCCGAAAGCAGCGGCAGCGATAATAGCAACGGTCGGGGCATTTCCAGTTCGGAGCTCCGCCAAGTCAGTGAAGCACGGCAGCGTCGTCtacaggaagaagaagaacgccTTTCTCGATTCGTGTTTGGTGATGATTTACACAAACTTCGTCAGCAAGTGCTCAGCTTGCGGCAATCGCTACAAGAATCCCGTTTAATTGGTGCTCATGAGCGCACCCGGGAGCTAGAACAAGCCATTCTTTTTGCGCAGAATTTGGATGCCGAGTTTGTCTACATTGtggctttggaaaaggccgcTCGGGCGGCAAAAGACGGGGATATTGCCAGTGCGGAACAATATCGCAAGGAAGCCCGGTATGCCCGAAATGCTCTGCCACAGTTCAATTTGGATGGATTATGGGTCGGCAAATACGGCTCGCACGGTTTTGAAATGGTTAACGTAACTTATGTAGGAGATACACTGGTTGCTTACAAGGTGACTGGTGATCAGAATGTCCCCAAGGGTGAAGTTTCCTTTACGGTCGATCTCAGTCTTGACGCTGCTGCTTCAAAAGGGCCCACAGTTGCGGGAGGGTTGGAACCAATTCAACTCGGGAAAAAAGCGGCAGCGCAATGGGGAAGCCAATACTTACAACGGTTTGCAGGACAAGGACAAGTTGCCAGCAAGGGATATCGCAACGCACAATGGTTGGAGGGTCAATTGATCCTAGTGTCACAGTACTTCAGCTTTGCCTGGCTACCAATCTCGCATCAAGTATTTTTTGGACGTCCAAGTGCGGAATTGACCTTGAAATTGTTGCGACAAGACCGACAGTCTGGCAGGTCGCCCCTGGCTGATGACAATGACGCGGCCACGCGGCAATACTTGGAACGTTGCCTCGAAGAGACGATATTGCTCGAGGATGAAATGGAAATCAACAATGAAGGTTTTTTCGCTTCCCACAATCAGGAAGATTATTACACTCAGTCAGGTTGCTTCGAATAG
- a CDS encoding predicted protein, producing MTIVQNLSVFVFVVALTQTASSFVPQRSPVQKTFLSRIFLGSQNIPDAHGESPKPTVSVTGYSSLPAQDRRQPEFQNLEPLPENETRQQRIDRETRNRDCFAEFGDDLWNLRDAMNDWSRQLISSLASGTVDFESDVREKLRQAEARDPELVYMLALADAHEAKTQGQYESAKAHEERAQAARSCLPQFQLDGLWVGKYGSHGYEMINVTYVGDTLIATKITGDKNVPRGEITFQADLHPLCIDSSNHPDANKPFSKSSSPLHKMTEPLQPIQLTDKAARKWGTRQLSRYGGLGQVAEEGFRNHQYMDGQLIIIGDGYFSFAWVPIEQQIFFGRPSPELALKMLKNSGISKVPGIFDQPPSIDAHVETQKEYAMRCLELTDEHRDEVGNNDFSCIWTGSDADECYFE from the coding sequence ATGACAATAGTGCAAAATCTCTccgtttttgtttttgtggTCGCCTTGACGCAGACCGCGTCCAGTTTTGTGCCGCAAAGGTCCCCTGTACAAAAAACATTTCTTTCACGAATATTTCTCGGTAGCCAAAACATACCAGATGCCCACGGCGAATCCCCAAAACCAACAGTGAGTGTGACTGGTTACAGTTCGTTACCAGCACAGGATCGCCGGCAACCAGAATTCCAAAATCTCGAGCCGCTTCCCGAAAACGAGACCCGTCAACAACGAATCGACCGTGAAACTCGCAATCGCGATTGCTTCGCTGAATTTGGTGACGACCTCTGGAACTTGCGCGACGCCATGAACGACTGGAGTCGGCAGCTAATTAGTAGTCTCGCATCGGGAACGGTAGATTTCGAGAGTGATGTGCGCGAAAAACTGCGCCAGGCCGAAGCCAGGGACCCCGAACTGGTGTACATGCTAGCGTTGGCGGACGCACACGAGGCGAAAACCCAGGGTCAGTACGAATCAGCCAAAGCGCACGAAGAACGCGCACAAGCAGCCCGCTCCTGTTTACCACAATTTCAACTCGACGGCCTTTGGGTTGGAAAGTACGGATCGCACGGGTACGAAATGATCAACGTTACGTACGTTGGTGATACGCTGATTGCGACCAAGATAACCGGGGACAAAAACGTGCCACGGGGCGAAATAACCTTTCAAGCTGATCTTCATCCTCTCTGTATCGACTCGTCAAACCATCCGGATGCGAATAAGCCGTTCTCGAAGTCATCTTCAccattgcacaaaatgaCGGAGCCTTTGCAACCGATCCAATTGACCGACAAGGCCGCCCGTAAATGGGGCACTCGGCAGCTATCTCGCTACGGTGGACTCGGGCAAGTTGCCGAAGAAGGCTTTCGGAACCATCAATATATGGATGGCCAACTTATTATCATTGGTGACGGCTACTTTTCTTTTGCCTGGGTGCCTATTGAGCAACAGATATTCTTTGGACGGCCATCTCCAGAACTAGCTCTCAAAATGCTTAAGAACAGCGGTATTTCTAAGGTACCGGGTATATTTGACCAGCCTCCCAGCATAGATGCGCACGTCGAAACACAAAAGGAATATGCAATGCGTTGTTTGGAACTGACAGACGAGCACAGAGATGAAGTAGGTAACAATGATTTCAGCTGTATTTGGACTGGTTCGGACGCCGATGAATGTTACTTTGAATAA
- a CDS encoding predicted protein: MTPLPKIKLTYFDIEGVAEAVRLALVLSNTPFEDDRVGFGDWGEMKPKTPYGCLPIMSVDDGPLRTQSMAMLRWVGSSCSETLYPRDKIFDIEEAIGLMEDLNKSWYPAFAIGMRPQNYGRPEGFGQTEEGKKIIKEMRETWFQNELPRFLTYIENKLEGNQWLAGGETPTIADCVAVPILRNFSRGHVDHVPATALDSHPKVVDYIKRFCAQPQLKGRYNNGIH, translated from the coding sequence ATGACTCCTCTTCCAAAAATCAAGCTTACTTACTTCGACATTGAAGGTGTGGCCGAGGCTGTACGTCTCGCCCTGGTGCTGTCGAATACTCCTTTCGAAGACGATCGTGTCGGGTTCGGCGACTGGGGCGAGATGAAGCCCAAGACGCCCTACGGATGCTTGCCCATCATGAGTGTCGACGACGGTCCTCTCCGGACGCAGTCCATGGCAATGCTGCGATGGGTTGGATCTTCCTGTTCGGAGACTCTTTACCCTCGCGACAAGATCTTTGACATCGAAGAGGCGATCGGTCTCATGGAAGATCTCAACAAGAGCTGGTATCCTGCCTTTGCGATTGGCATGCGCCCCCAAAACTACGGACGCCCCGAAGGTTTCGGTCAGACCGAAGAAGGAAAGAAGATTATCAAGGAAATGCGCGAAACTTGGTTCCAGAACGAGCTTCCCCGCTTTTTGACCTACATCGAGAACAAACTCGAAGGAAACCAGTGGCTGGCGGGCGGTGAAACCCCGACGATTGCGGATTGCGTGGCGGTGCCTATTCTTCGCAATTTTTCTCGTGGTCATGTGGATCATGTCCCAGCCACTGCCTTGGATAGCCATCCCAAGGTTGTGGACTACATCAAGCGCTTCTGTGCTCAACCCCAGCTCAAAGGTCGCTACAACAACGGCATCCATTAA
- a CDS encoding predicted protein produces the protein MKQAFPNLRIRIKVIPRFFRWYACHGLVFVGLLGGSTVATAKRRADTRLSIPRQLKRSLKDLREAGSKRSREIFQNVSSVRAGGSAFDMDQFGRSVSTVLGFIAGTQTLGTILTANKNAIFDQLAVRLLEPDSVAAMHTVRKILSSVDDHGIVDVFAKYRSRDVLLSIYALSRLQDAVAENDRRRETYSAFLDNELITDLAHYSVYASVAYGWKMHFAFGGGLHLGDLQVLLKRTGIFLADLLEHKKESKAHRPAYFIVRDRSRRKLVLCIRGTLSAHDLLTDLCCSPDEYELPRSTSRSRIKTLSDYWWNGGSAHIKMRAHQGMLQASRLLKKDAEDLIRSHLKENPGFSLVLVGHSMGGGVAALLGTLWEDTFENLQVYVFGPPCVSCFGVAPTGTRNIVSVISDGDPFRSFSLGHVADLSIGVALLCDDPHLRRMILMKTNGRTKEIGALDLQWCVQTMKRMRGDMKSEKLFPPGRLLLLSSKGGMCKVREVPTEFFGELAINHKMFDVSKHIPARYESILRSILEHRGASPSVD, from the exons ATGAAGCAAGCATTTCCCAATTTGCGAATACGCATCAAAGTGATTCCCAGATTTTTTCGCTGGTATGCGTGCCATGGCCTCGTGTTCGTAGGCCTCCTCGGGGGCTCAACCGTGGCTACCGCGAAAAGACGAGCCGATACCCGCCTGAGTATTCCTAGACAGCTGAAGCGTTCACTGAAAGACCTAAGAGAGGCTGGTTCCAAACGGAGCAGGGAAATTTTTCAAAACGTAAGTTCCGTACGTGCAGGTGGCTCTGCGTTTGATATGGACCAGTTTGGCCGGTCGGTATCGACTGTACTGGGATTCATAGCGGGAACTCAGACACTGGGTACGATACTGACTGCGAATAAGAATGCCATCTTTGATCAG TTGGCTGTCCGTCTATTGGAACCAGACAGCGTCGCTGCGATGCATACGGTGAGAAAAATTCTGAGCTCTGTTGACGATCACGGGATTGTTGACGTCTTTGCAAAGTACCGTAGTAGAGACGTGCTACTGTCGATCTACGCATTGAGTCGCCTCCAAGACGCCGTGGCAGAAAACGATCGTCGACGAGAAACCTATTCAGCGTTTCTTGACAACGAGCTGATCACTGACTTAGCCCATTACTCTGTTTACGCCAGTGTGGCTTATGGTTGGAAGATGCATTTTGCCTTCGGAGGAGGCTTGCACCTAGGGGATTTACAGGTGTTGCTGAAGCGGACAGGAATTTTTCTTGCAGACTTGCTCGAACACAAAAAGGAATCCAAGGCGCATCGTCCCGCTTATTTCATCGTGAGGGATCGATCCAGACGCAAGTTAGTGTTGTGTATACGAGGGACTCTGTCAGCACACGACCTTTTAACTGACCTTTGCTGTTCGCCAGATGAGTATGAATTACCAAGGTCGACGTCTCGATCGCGCATCAAAACATTATCGGATTATTGGTGGAACGGCGGAAGCGCACATATAAAGATGCGTGCTCATCAAGGAATGCTGCAAGCTTCTCGTTTGCTCAAGAAAGATGCAGAGGATCTCATTCGCAGCCACCTTAAGGAAAATCCCGGTTTCTCTCTGGTTCTCGTAGGGCATTCCATGGGTGGTGGTGTCGCAGCTTTGCTGGGCACATTGTGGGAAGACACATTCGAGAATCTCCAGGTTTACGTTTTCGGCCCCCCCTGTGTTTCGTGCTTTGGCGTGGCACCTACCGGTACCCGGAACATTGTATCCGTGATTTCGGATGGTGATCCCTTCCGAAGCTTTAGTCTCGGACACGTCGCCGACTTGTCCATTGGCGTGGCTCTGCTGTGTGATGATCCTCATCTTCGAAGGATGATCCTCATGAAGACGAATGGTCGAACAAAAGAGATTGGAGCCCTTGACTTGCAATGGTGCGTACAAACCATGAAGAGAATGCGTGGAGACATGAAGTCAGAAAAGCTTTTTCCGCCAGGTCGACTACTGTTGCTGTCAAGCAAAGGTGGCATGTGCAAAGTTCGAGAGGTACCTACCGAGTTTTTCGGAGAGCTTGCCATCAATCACAAGATGTTTGACGTCTCAAAACACATACCTGCGAGGTACGAGTCCATTCTTCGATCTATTCTAGAGCATCGAGGAGCTAGTCCATCAGTAGACTAA
- a CDS encoding predicted protein — MSALQNKFKARLSGSRFRILNEELYTTTSQTAFQRFSSNPELYDQYHEGFRHQVEQWPINPIDVIVQTLRNQVGSKRSDNKIIIADFGCGDAQLATQLLKVSVMGSCPFEVHSFDLVASCNLVTACDMSNVPLNAKVVDVAIFCLSLMGTNLADFVREAHRTLKDTGRLKIAEVRSRFESRSGKDELKDFIDVLDKLGFECIKTDRSNKMFVLLDLTKNGKPPRKEIEFTAKPCIYKRR; from the coding sequence ATGTCCGCTTTACAGAACAAGTTCAAGGCTCGATTATCCGGGTCAAGATTTCGCATTCTAAACGAAGAACTATACACGACTACTTCACAGACGGCCTTTCAAAGATTCTCGAGTAACCCCGAGTTGTACGATCAATACCACGAAGGCTTCCGGCACCAGGTCGAACAATGGCCGATCAACCCAATCGACGTCATCGTCCAAACACTTCGCAATCAGGTCGGCAGCAAGAGATCCGACAACAAGATCATTATTGCCGATTTTGGATGCGGGGATGCCCAGCTGGCGACACAGCTTTTGAAAGTTAGTGTCATGGGAAGTTGTCCATTTGAGGTCCATTCGTTTGATCTCGTCGCGTCCTGCAATCTGGTTACGGCATGTGACATGTCCAATGTCCCGTTGAACGCGAAGGTCGTGGATGTTGCTATCTTCTGTCTTTCACTGATGGGAACCAATTTAGCCGACTTTGTTCGCGAAGCGCATCGGACCTTGAAGGACACTGGTCGACTCAAAATTGCGGAAGTTCGGTCGCGTTTTGAAAGCCGCTCGGGCAAGGATGAATTAAAGGATTTCATCGACGTGCTGGACAAGCTTGGTTTCGAATGTATCAAAACGGACCGGTCGAACAAGATGTTCGTGTTGCTTGATCTGACAAAGAATGGTAAGCCTCCAAGGAAGGAAATAGAATTCACTGCGAAACCTTGCATATATAAGCGAAGATGA
- a CDS encoding predicted protein (RNA splicing factor associated with the spliceosome. May function in the second step of pre-mRNA splicing. Highly closed to the Thalassiosira protein thaps1 137278.), giving the protein MDSTTTFHGKEEFDYKGLSWISPPAGLGALVADGQLEIDHHRCFVPKKCVHRFTGHNKGVHRIRLFPQTGHLILSAGLDGKCKVWSVEQKQVMRTYIGHSAAVRDVQFNHDGTRFISASFDRYLRLWDTESGKVLQTFTNRKVPYVVQFYPHDDNLFVVGCSDNKIVTYDATTAEVTQEYNHHLAPVNSILFVEDHGTKMVTTSDDKKVLVWEWDIGVPIKYISDPSMQSIPSTTLHPSHQYFCGQSLDNTIVVFQANNRFALQRKKKFSGHVVSGYACEIAFSPDGQFLVSGDGNGSVFVWDWKKHKILQKFRAHSSGPAICCVWHPLEPTTLFTCGWDGLIKMWQ; this is encoded by the coding sequence ATGGATTCTACAACAACCTTCCatggaaaagaagaattcGATTACAAAGGCTTATCATGGATCAGTCCTCCGGCTGGTTTAGGGGCTCTGGTTGCCGATGGCCAGCTCGAAATTGATCATCACCGCTGTTTTGTGCCTAAAAAGTGTGTCCATCGCTTTACAGGCCACAACAAAGGTGTGCACCGAATTCGCCTTTTCCCCCAGACTGGGCATTTGATTCTTAGTGCTGGTTTAGATGGGAAGTGCAAGGTTTGGTCGGTTGAGCAAAAGCAAGTCATGCGAACATACATTGGCCATTCTGCCGCCGTGCGGGATGTACAATTTAATCATGATGGTACTCGTTTCATTTCTGCTTCATTTGACCGATACCTCCGTCTCTGGGATACAGAATCCGGCAAAGTTTTACAGACATTCACTAACAGAAAGGTACCCTATGTGGTTCAGTTCTATCCCCACGACGACAATTTGTTCGTGGTTGGTTGTAGTGACAACAAGATTGTAACGTACGATGCCACCACAGCCGAAGTTACACAAGAGTACAAccatcatttggcgccagtgAATTCAATCTTGTTTGTGGAGGATCATGGAACAAAGATGGTGACCACCAGTGACGATAAGAAGGTACTCGTGTGGGAGTGGGATATCGGTGTTCCGATCAAATACATATCGGATCCATCTATGCAATCAATTCCGTCTACAACATTGCACCCTTCACATCAGTACTTTTGTGGACAAAGTCTGGACAACACAATTGTTGTATTTCAAGCCAATAATCGCTTCGCTCTTCAACGAAAAAAGAAGTTTTCGGGGCACGTGGTCTCTGGCTATGCATGTGAGATTGCTTTCAGTCCAGATGGACAGTTTCTTGTAAGCGGAGACGGTAATGGAAGCGTGTTTGTTTGGGACTggaaaaagcacaaaatTTTGCAAAAATTTCGTGCGCATAGTAGCGGGCCTGCAATATGCTGCGTATGGCATCCCTTAGAACCCACCACACTGTTTACGTGTGGATGGGACGGTCTCATTAAAATGTGGCAGTag